The following are encoded in a window of Microcaecilia unicolor chromosome 14, aMicUni1.1, whole genome shotgun sequence genomic DNA:
- the LOC115457148 gene encoding olfactory receptor 6F1-like, producing MTGRRNGTSIKEFTFLGFPSLRQMHSLVFLIVLIIYIVTVSGNTLIIVVIGRQPHLHTPMYFFLSNLALLEIFYTTNIVPKMLEGFLVEHKYISFIDCMVQLYFFLSMACAENFLLTAMAYDRFVAICKPLHYATIMSNRVCFKLALCSWVLGFLIPIVPVLMVTRVDFCGSNVINHFFCDVSPLIKLSCTDSYQIKLVEFTVASSVLLTSCTIILLSYIYIISAILRIPSVSGRHKAFSTCISHLIIVSIFFGSGILIYIGPTAYQSFDLNKTVSVLYTVITPLFNPFIYTFRNEQVKTAFRNTVRRSILRHRGCCYWLYCKEERPQSMKEKAST from the coding sequence ATGACTGGAAGAAGGAATGGTACGTCTATAAAGGAATTTACATTCTTGGGGTTTCCAAGCCTTCGACAGATGCACAGTTTAGTCTTCCTAATCGTCTTAATCATATACATTGTAACAGTATCTGGAAACACTCTTATCATTGTAGTCATTGGAAGACAACCTCATCTCCATACTCCAATGTACTTTTTCCTCAGTAACCTGGCTCTACTGGAAATCTTTTATACAACCAATATTGTTCCTAAAATGCTTGAAGGGTTTCTGGTAGAACATAAATATATTTCTTTCATTGATTGCATGGTACAGTTATATTTCTTTCTTTCCATGGCTTGTGCTGAGAATTTCCTCCTCACTGCGATGGCCTATGACCGATTTGTGGCCATCTGCAAACCACTGCATTATGCAACCATAATGAGCAACAGAGTTTGCTTCAAGCTGGCTTTATGCTCTTGGGTTTTGGGTTTCCTGATTCCCATTGTGCCCGTCTTAATGGTTACCAGAGTAGATTTCTGTGGCTCAAATGTAATCAACCACTTCTTTTGTGATGTTTCACCTTTAATAAAATTATCCTGCACAGATTCTTATCAGATCAAATTAGTGGAATTCACTGTGGCTTCTTCTGTATTGCTGACTTCGTGCACGATAATATTATTATCGTACATTTACATCATCTCAGCTATACTGAGAATCCCTTCTGTCTCTGGCAGACACAAAGCTTTCTCAACCTGCATTTCTCACCTTATCATTGTTTCAATATTCTTTGGTTCGGGCATCCTTATTTATATAGGTCCAACAGCGTACCAGTCTTTTGATCTGAATAAAACAGTGTCTGTGTTATACACGGTGATTACACCCTTATTCAATCCCTTCATCTACACTTTCCGAAATGAGCAAGTAAAAACTGCCTTCAGAAATACAGTGAGAAGAAGCATCCTAAGGCACAGAGGATGTTGCTACTGGTTGTATTGCAAAGAGGAAAGACCACAGTCAATGAAAGAGAAAGCAAGTACATGA
- the LOC115457149 gene encoding olfactory receptor 6F1-like, translating to MAVFTDLSRQQNMSNQTHVKEFFLVGLPVLPELQILVFWMFLLMYIITISVNLVLITIVRMSRHLHRPMYFFLCNLSFLEIGYVSVTVPRILFSLLTHKKNISFEGCFFQVFFFTFLCATETVLLGIMSFDRYVAICHPLRYAIIMSCRVCLQLIITTWAFAFLATSFPIILISKLPFCGPNVIDHFFCECSPLLKLVCGNANFGDLAVTVCAAVTILCSVMVTLLSYIFIITSILQMSSSTGNQKAFSTCASHLTVVIIFYSTILAMYIKPTARDAHQNKVMAVLKSFYQKMNNQTYVKEFLIVGLPSLPELQILVFWIFLLMYIVTICVNLVLITIVRISHHLHRPMYFFLSNLSFLEMGYVSVTVPRALNSIMTHRTNISFEGCFLQLFFFTFLGATENILLGLMSFDRYVAICYPLRYSTIMSSRVCLQLMIATWFTAFVTTASPIILISKLPFCGPNVIDHFFCECSPLLKLVCGNAYFGDLVVTVCASVVILCSVIVTVVSYVHIIATVLKMSAATGKQKAFSTCASHLTVVIIFYTTLLAMYIKPTARDARQNKVMAVLYAVVTPLLNPFIYSLKNKEVKEAIYQYFTKKRIY from the exons ATGGCAGTCTTTACTGATTTGTCACGACAGCAG AATATGAGCAACCAAACTCATGTGAAAGAATTCTTCCTCGTTGGACTCCCAGTTCTTCCCGAGCTTCAGATCTTAGTGTTCTGGATGTTTCTTCTGATGTACATTATAACTATTAGTGTGAATCTTGTCCTAATTACCATAGTGAGGATGTCCCGCCACCTCCACAGACCCATGTACTTTTTCCTCTGTAACTTGTCCTTTCTTGAGATTGGGTATGTTTCTGTTACAGTTCCCAGAATCTTGTTCAGCCTTCTAACCCataagaaaaatatttcctttgagGGATGTTTCTTTCAGGTGTTCTTCTTCACCTTCCTTTGTGCTACAGAGACTGTCCTTCTTGGGATTATGTCTTTTGACCGGTATGTGGCCATCTGTCACCCCTTGCGCTATGCCATCATCATGAGCTGTAGAGTATGTCTCCAGTTAATCATTACAACATGGGCATTCGCCTTCCTGGCTACTTCGTTTCCAATCATTTTGATTTCCAAGTTACCTTTCTGTGGACCCAACGTCATTGaccatttcttctgtgaatgTTCTCCTCTGCTGAAGTTAGtatgcggtaatgccaattttggTGACTTAGCAGTTACTGTTTGTGCAGCTGTTACGATACTGTGTTCGGTCATGGTAACCTTGCTGTCCTACATTTTTATTATAACTTCTATCCTACAAATGTCTTCCTCAACAGGGAATCAGAAGGCCTTCTCTACTTGTGCCTCTCACCTAACGGTCGTGATCATTTTCTACAGCACCATTCTTGCTATGTACATTAAGCCAACGGCAAGAGATGCCCATCAGAACAAAGTGATGGCTGTACT GAAAAGCTTTTATCAAAAGATGAACAACCAAACCTACGTGAAAGAATTTCTCATTGTTGGACTTCCAAGTCTTCCAGAGCTTCAGATACTAGTGTTCTGGATATTTCTGCTGATGTACATTGTAACTATCTGTGTGAATCTCGTTCTAATTACCATAGTGAGGATCTCGCACCATCTTCACAGACCCATGTACTTTTTCCTCAGCAATTTATCCTTTCTTGAGATGGGTTATGTGTCTGTTACGGTTCCCAGAGCCCTCAACAGCATTATGACACATAGGACAAACATTTCTTTTGAGGGCTGCTTTCTTCAGTTATTCTTTTTCACATTCCTTGGTGCTACAGAGAATATCCTTCTCGGGCTGATGTCTTTTGACCGGTATGTGGCCATCTGCTACCCCTTGCGCTATTCCACCATTATGAGCAGTAGAGTATGCCTCCAACTAATGATTGCAACATGGTTTACTGCCTTTGTGACTACTGCATCTCCAATCATTTTGATTTCCAAATTACCTTTCTGCGGACCTAATGTCATTGATCATTTTTTCTGTGAATGCTCTCCTCTGCTAAAGTTAGTATGTGGCAATGCCTATTTTGGTGACCTAGTGGTTACCGTCTGTGCTTCTGTTGTGATACTGTGTTCTGTTATAGTTACCGTGGTATCCTACGTTCACATCATAGCAACTGTCCTCAAAATGTCTGCAGCAACAGGCAAGCAGAAGGCCTTCTCCACTTGTGCCTCTCACCTCACGGTTGTCATCATTTTCTATACCACCTTGCTCGCTATGTACATTAAGCCAACTGCAAGAGATGCCCGTCAGAACAAAGTGATGGCTGTACTTTATGCTGTTGTCACTCCCTTACTAAATCCATTTATTTATAGTCTAAAAAATAAAGAAGTTAAAGAAGCCATTTATCAATATTTCACTAAAAAGAGAATTTACTAA